The following are encoded together in the bacterium genome:
- a CDS encoding glycerophosphodiester phosphodiesterase, with amino-acid sequence MSAATYLARPRPRVFGHRGAAGVAPENTLPSFALAAALGASYLELDVHATSDGEIVVLHDPLLDRTTNGEGPVREWRWADVAALDAGWHFTHDGHAYPYRGQGVRVPRLAEVVAAHPGHAFNIEIKQAEPPIVDATLAILRHGGALERTLLAAEHDDIMAAIRAAVGDRVATGMSVGDVMAFMDRWLRDDWGGYAPPGAALQVPPAHGEVEIVSAASVAAAHRVGLEVHVWTINDAAEVERLLDLGVDGVMSDLPGLVATAVARRAAR; translated from the coding sequence TTGAGCGCCGCGACCTACCTGGCGCGGCCGCGGCCGCGCGTCTTCGGGCATCGGGGCGCCGCCGGCGTCGCGCCCGAGAACACGCTGCCGTCGTTCGCGCTCGCCGCCGCGCTCGGCGCGAGCTACCTCGAGCTCGACGTGCACGCGACCAGCGACGGCGAGATCGTCGTGCTGCACGATCCCCTGCTCGACCGCACCACCAACGGCGAGGGCCCGGTGCGCGAGTGGCGATGGGCGGATGTCGCGGCGCTCGACGCCGGCTGGCACTTCACGCACGACGGCCACGCGTACCCGTATCGCGGCCAGGGCGTGCGCGTCCCGCGGCTCGCCGAGGTGGTCGCCGCCCATCCCGGGCACGCGTTCAACATCGAGATCAAGCAGGCGGAGCCGCCGATCGTCGACGCGACGCTCGCCATCCTGCGTCACGGCGGCGCCCTCGAGCGCACGCTGCTGGCCGCCGAGCACGACGACATCATGGCCGCGATCCGCGCCGCGGTCGGCGACCGGGTCGCCACCGGCATGAGCGTCGGCGACGTGATGGCGTTCATGGACCGCTGGCTGCGCGACGACTGGGGCGGCTACGCGCCACCGGGCGCGGCGCTGCAGGTGCCGCCGGCACACGGCGAGGTGGAGATCGTCAGCGCCGCGAGCGTGGCCGCCGCGCATCGTGTCGGCCTCGAAGTGCACGTGTGGACGATCAACGACGCCGCGGAGGTGGAGCGCCTGCTCGACCTCGGCGTCGACGGCGTGATGTCCGATCTGCCCGGTCTGGTGGCGACCGCCGTCGCCCGCCGCGCCGCCCGCTAG
- a CDS encoding 3'(2'),5'-bisphosphate nucleotidase CysQ, whose product MWERELDVAIDTARRAGAIVREVYERPFEVVEKSHDNPLTEADLRANDCIHAAILAAFPGDGWLSEETRDSRERLSRRRVWIVDPLDGTKEFTQHIPEFCICIALVDDGRPVVGVSYNPVTDELFAGAEGHGLQVNGTPAHCTDTADVQQARVLASRSEDKRGEWDPYKSLMKVELTGSVAFKLALIAAGRADGTFSLTPKHEWDVCAGAALILAGGGRITDCHGVPLRFNSEKPLLPGIIATNAALFAPIRAVIARVGKPAPTGTRA is encoded by the coding sequence ATGTGGGAACGCGAGCTGGACGTGGCGATCGACACGGCGCGTCGCGCCGGGGCGATCGTGCGCGAAGTGTACGAGCGGCCGTTCGAGGTGGTGGAGAAATCGCACGACAATCCACTGACCGAGGCGGATCTACGGGCCAACGACTGCATCCACGCGGCCATCCTGGCGGCGTTTCCTGGCGACGGCTGGCTGTCGGAGGAGACGCGGGATTCCCGCGAGCGCCTGTCGCGGCGGCGGGTGTGGATCGTCGATCCGCTCGACGGCACCAAGGAGTTCACCCAGCACATCCCCGAATTCTGCATCTGCATCGCGCTGGTGGATGACGGTCGGCCGGTGGTCGGCGTCAGCTACAACCCGGTCACCGACGAGCTGTTCGCCGGCGCCGAGGGGCATGGATTGCAGGTCAACGGCACGCCCGCCCACTGCACGGACACCGCCGACGTCCAGCAGGCGCGGGTGCTCGCCAGTCGTTCGGAGGACAAGCGCGGCGAGTGGGATCCGTACAAGTCCCTGATGAAGGTCGAGTTGACCGGCAGCGTCGCCTTCAAGCTGGCGCTGATCGCCGCCGGCCGCGCCGACGGCACCTTCAGCCTGACCCCCAAGCACGAGTGGGACGTGTGCGCCGGCGCGGCGCTGATCCTCGCCGGCGGCGGCCGCATCACCGACTGCCACGGCGTGCCGCTGCGCTTCAACAGCGAGAAACCGCTGCTCCCCGGCATCATCGCCACCAACGCGGCCCTGTTCGCTCCGATCCGCGCCGTCATCGCCCGCGTCGGCAAGCCGGCGCCGACGGGCACGCGGGCCTGA
- a CDS encoding MaoC family dehydratase → MAIEFFPAHEVFVGRDIGGRRATVTPAEVARYGDGTGDRHPWYRGDSPFGGPIAPALLYHSEVYRDLSWYLPNLIGNLHAKQEWDLFAPMPVGSVVRTRSTVVGRYRKRNRDYVVNEVLVTDDDGRWLQRSRTHQSFLADAPGDAMVVDKERERRPERRFEPPNSGEPLPGFRRVVTLEMCEAFSGPVRNYHTDREMAQALGFPDVVVQGMLSVCLLAELMTQAFGIGFFCGGQMSLNLVNVLWGGEAVRAAGRIRDEIPEGSRVRVVTDVWCAKDDGTPTIIGTASALR, encoded by the coding sequence ATGGCGATCGAATTCTTCCCCGCGCACGAGGTGTTCGTCGGTCGCGACATCGGCGGACGCCGTGCCACGGTGACCCCGGCCGAGGTGGCGCGCTACGGCGACGGCACCGGCGACCGCCACCCGTGGTATCGCGGCGATTCCCCGTTCGGCGGCCCGATCGCCCCGGCGCTCCTCTACCACTCCGAGGTCTACCGCGACCTCAGTTGGTACCTGCCGAACCTGATCGGCAATCTGCACGCCAAACAGGAATGGGATCTCTTCGCCCCCATGCCGGTGGGCTCCGTGGTCCGCACCCGGTCGACCGTCGTCGGCCGGTACCGCAAGCGCAACCGCGACTACGTCGTCAACGAGGTCCTGGTCACCGATGACGACGGGCGTTGGCTGCAGCGCAGCCGGACGCACCAGAGCTTTCTCGCCGACGCCCCCGGGGATGCGATGGTGGTGGACAAGGAGCGGGAGCGCCGCCCGGAGCGCCGCTTTGAGCCGCCCAATAGCGGCGAACCGCTGCCCGGATTTCGCCGCGTCGTCACCCTCGAGATGTGCGAGGCGTTCTCCGGCCCGGTGCGCAACTACCACACCGATCGCGAGATGGCGCAGGCGCTCGGCTTCCCAGACGTCGTCGTCCAGGGGATGCTCTCGGTCTGCCTGCTCGCCGAGCTGATGACCCAGGCGTTCGGCATCGGCTTCTTCTGCGGCGGCCAGATGTCGCTCAATCTGGTCAACGTGCTGTGGGGCGGCGAGGCGGTGCGCGCCGCGGGGCGCATCCGCGACGAAATCCCCGAGGGCTCGCGGGTTCGGGTGGTGACCGACGTCTGGTGCGCCAAAGACGATGGCACGCCCACGATCATCGGGACGGCCAGCGCCCTGCGCTGA
- the rlmD gene encoding 23S rRNA (uracil(1939)-C(5))-methyltransferase RlmD translates to MAAGDETTARLVVTTGEMAYGAHAVARVDGKVIFVRGAAPHEEVEVALRETRPRYAFADVVAVRRPSAARRHPPCAYLPRCGGCPWQHLDYAAQLAAKRRIVAEQLRRLAGLTVPVQAPLPSPREYGYRRRLKLRVADGVVGFHAAASHDLVAVDHCLLAEPHVDAALAWLPALVAALRAALRRLEVASRGEGARVVVAGEAEGGWHAADEAACRAWLAAHPAVAGLVLRGRGWTRVWGDAVVSVVGAAAPPLQVHAPGFTQVNDAANRLLIEQVVAAVAPRPGMRVLDLYAGAGNLSLPLRRAGALVTAVEQDRTAAADARAQADSEPGTPLRMLAMTAERAVAELAGAGERFDAVILDPPRSGAAACVAALLRIAAPRLVYVSCDPSTLARDLRPLHTAYRIDGVQPIDFFPHTYHVETVVTATLACDPPAPDVASARRHGPSLSRTRPRRRRRMR, encoded by the coding sequence ATGGCCGCCGGCGACGAGACGACCGCGAGGCTGGTCGTCACCACCGGGGAGATGGCGTACGGCGCGCACGCGGTGGCGCGGGTGGACGGAAAGGTCATCTTCGTGCGCGGCGCGGCGCCGCACGAGGAAGTCGAGGTGGCGCTGCGCGAGACACGACCGCGCTACGCCTTCGCCGACGTCGTCGCCGTTCGCCGTCCGTCGGCGGCGCGCCGCCACCCGCCCTGTGCCTACCTGCCGCGCTGCGGCGGCTGTCCCTGGCAGCACCTCGACTACGCCGCCCAGCTCGCCGCCAAGCGCCGCATCGTCGCCGAGCAGTTGCGGCGACTCGCCGGCCTGACCGTTCCGGTGCAGGCGCCGCTGCCGTCGCCGCGTGAATACGGGTATCGCCGCCGGCTCAAGCTGCGCGTCGCCGACGGGGTCGTCGGCTTTCACGCCGCCGCCTCGCACGACCTGGTGGCGGTCGACCACTGCCTGCTCGCCGAGCCGCACGTGGACGCCGCCCTCGCCTGGTTGCCGGCGCTGGTGGCGGCCTTGCGCGCGGCGCTGCGGCGTCTCGAGGTCGCGTCGCGCGGCGAGGGCGCGCGGGTGGTGGTGGCGGGCGAGGCGGAGGGCGGCTGGCACGCCGCCGACGAGGCCGCCTGCCGCGCTTGGCTTGCCGCGCATCCGGCGGTCGCCGGCCTGGTGTTGCGCGGCCGTGGTTGGACGCGCGTCTGGGGCGATGCGGTGGTCTCGGTCGTCGGCGCCGCCGCGCCGCCGCTCCAGGTGCACGCGCCGGGGTTCACGCAGGTGAACGATGCCGCCAACCGCCTGCTGATCGAGCAGGTCGTGGCCGCCGTGGCGCCGCGGCCCGGCATGCGCGTGCTCGACCTGTACGCCGGCGCCGGCAACCTCTCACTGCCGCTGCGCCGCGCCGGGGCGCTGGTGACCGCGGTCGAGCAGGACCGCACCGCCGCCGCGGACGCGCGCGCCCAGGCGGACAGCGAACCGGGGACGCCGCTGCGGATGCTGGCGATGACGGCGGAGCGGGCGGTGGCGGAGCTCGCGGGTGCCGGCGAACGCTTCGACGCCGTGATCCTCGATCCGCCGCGCAGCGGCGCTGCCGCCTGCGTCGCGGCGCTGCTGCGCATCGCGGCGCCCCGCCTGGTGTACGTGTCGTGCGATCCATCCACCCTGGCGCGCGATCTGCGGCCGTTGCACACCGCGTATCGGATCGACGGCGTGCAGCCGATCGACTTCTTTCCGCACACGTACCACGTCGAAACCGTCGTCACCGCAACGCTCGCTTGCGACCCCCCAGCCCCTGATGTAGCGTCTGCGCGGCGTCACGGGCCGAGCCTTTCGCGGACGCGCCCACGCAGGCGACGCCGCATGCGATGA
- a CDS encoding NAD-glutamate dehydrogenase — MASLQKAIAQLMESRAEQRPTPPEGGAEETPAPGPLGAPPATPPPPDPVRVETFARELYGAGGALAEDADAWPRAASALAFLGERTAPIALRIFTPERGRDGWSSSLTVVETVLEDRPFIVDTVRAFLQREGGMVRLLLHPILGVERDAAGHLRRVTPPTPGVPHESFVHVEVANLAASSALQERLADRLERLVAVTDDYRAMRARLADAAATLRAAPLPSPWEEEREESAAFLDWLANKSFVFLGYREYALTTDGALRATTRAGSGLGLLRTPAPSRWAAGGDVPAEIAARLGGAPLILMSKTNAASPVHRDAPMDDIAIKEVDARGVLVGVRRLIGLFTFRAEGQAASEIPLLRRRLAAILDRQGIVAGSHDARNLVDLFNSFPREQLFSSRIEDVLDAMRAIVDAESALHVGLFAHADATGRGLFVIALLPRARYSTELGEHITAAVARHLGGPLLLDHLALDDRTVARLHFQIAVAPSQLAGPAMAALREELGGLLRTWDDALAEELAALVPAAQRGALVARYRAAFPAAYKAGTEIAAAARDVACIEALCATGEAQIELARPAPGAAPTLNLYASNETLVLSEFVPVLENLGLRVLGEDVIALTMPAGERVAIHRFGVEGIDGRALDADRDAPRLVAALHAVRARRTVNDPLNALVLSAGLDWQAVAVLRAYVARASQSGAGATATIVETLNANPTCARALFAVFAARFDPAATTHPPRERLAGPAAAAEAALQAGIAAVPLLVHDRILRHLAAAVAATVRTNAYAIAPGEALALKLDLTQLPQPTPPAAFEIWVEGVDLRGVHLRAGRVARGGIRFSDRPDDLRAEIMGLLRTQVVKNAVIVPVGAKGGFVVAGGARAAIEPARIEAGYRRFITAVLSVTDNVERGTIKAPPGLIVYDPPDPYLVVAADKGTAAFSDVANEIAAARGFWLGDAFASGGRNGYDHKSLAITARGAWECARQHFRELGRDLDRDAVRVAGIGDMSGDVFGNGLLRSRHLQLVAAFDHRHVFLDPHPDPERGIRERQRLFAMPRSTWADYAPAALGPGGGVYPRDAKAIPLSPEARALLELDDPAPSGEAVVRAILRLPVDLLWNGGIGTYVKASDETHVAVADPANDPVRIDARELRATVVVEGGNLGFTQRGRIEYALNGGRINTDAIDNSAGVDCSDHEVNLKIALHPLVANGTLPEPARNALLAELAEPVCAAVLAHNRSQARTLHLDQTRSRSDLPLFRDLISILEAEAGLDRQAAQMPTREALRVRRGLYSGLTRPELAVLLAHTKLDLQRRLLQAPLCDDPALEPLLLSYFPDAIRERYPRAAAQHPLRREIIAVQLANQLVDDLGMTFLVRAVRDTGGDVLEVVQAWLAARALADGAALDAALNGAAERMNGEADAACAMRIERAFEAAVAGLVPSLRPQRPLDAIVRPLQEPVGLLLSEWPALLGSRRGAAYAADVQALEAAGVPPPLAQRVALLAGLGDAIEIARIAANASSPLPAVAQVYGELGTALELDWLREALPGALSTDDRWEARAAAGLLDRLRATRRHLVADVLATRTVAADGAGRVAAYTDARRDQVDVIVGLAQDLRAGATPPLAALLVLLREIDRLSEPGPARGRA, encoded by the coding sequence ATGGCGTCACTGCAGAAGGCGATCGCGCAGCTCATGGAGAGCCGCGCCGAGCAGCGCCCCACGCCGCCCGAGGGCGGCGCCGAGGAGACGCCGGCGCCGGGACCGCTCGGCGCACCGCCCGCGACGCCCCCGCCGCCCGATCCGGTCCGCGTCGAGACCTTCGCCCGCGAGCTCTACGGCGCCGGCGGCGCGCTCGCCGAGGACGCCGACGCCTGGCCGCGCGCCGCCAGCGCCCTCGCCTTCCTGGGCGAGCGCACGGCGCCGATCGCGCTGCGCATCTTCACCCCGGAGCGCGGGCGCGACGGCTGGAGCAGTTCGCTGACCGTGGTGGAGACGGTGCTCGAGGATCGGCCGTTCATCGTCGACACGGTGCGCGCTTTCCTCCAGCGCGAGGGCGGCATGGTGCGGCTGCTGCTGCACCCGATCCTCGGCGTCGAACGCGATGCCGCCGGCCATCTGCGGCGCGTCACCCCGCCCACGCCCGGCGTGCCGCACGAATCGTTCGTGCACGTCGAGGTCGCCAACCTGGCGGCGAGCAGCGCGCTGCAGGAGCGGCTCGCCGATCGACTCGAACGCCTGGTCGCCGTCACCGACGACTATCGCGCCATGCGTGCCCGCCTCGCCGACGCCGCCGCGACGCTCCGCGCCGCGCCGCTGCCCTCCCCGTGGGAGGAGGAGCGGGAGGAATCCGCCGCGTTCCTCGACTGGCTCGCCAACAAGAGCTTCGTCTTCCTGGGCTACCGCGAGTATGCGCTGACCACCGACGGGGCCCTGCGGGCGACCACGCGGGCCGGCAGCGGCCTCGGCCTGCTGCGCACCCCCGCGCCGTCGCGCTGGGCCGCGGGCGGCGACGTGCCGGCGGAGATCGCGGCGCGGCTCGGCGGCGCGCCCCTGATCCTGATGTCGAAGACGAATGCCGCCAGCCCGGTGCACCGCGACGCGCCGATGGACGACATCGCCATCAAGGAGGTGGACGCGCGCGGGGTGCTGGTCGGCGTGCGCCGCCTGATCGGCCTCTTCACCTTTCGCGCCGAGGGCCAGGCGGCCAGCGAGATCCCGCTCCTGCGTCGCCGCCTGGCGGCGATCCTCGACCGGCAGGGCATCGTCGCCGGCTCGCACGACGCCCGCAACCTGGTCGACCTCTTCAACAGCTTCCCGCGCGAGCAGCTCTTCTCCAGCCGCATCGAGGACGTGCTCGACGCGATGCGCGCCATCGTCGACGCGGAGTCGGCGCTGCACGTCGGCCTCTTCGCCCACGCCGACGCCACCGGTCGCGGGCTGTTCGTGATCGCGCTGCTGCCGCGCGCCCGCTATTCGACCGAGCTCGGCGAGCACATCACCGCCGCCGTCGCCCGCCATCTCGGCGGCCCGCTCCTGCTCGATCACCTGGCGCTCGACGACCGTACCGTCGCCCGCCTGCACTTCCAGATCGCGGTCGCGCCCTCCCAGCTCGCCGGGCCGGCGATGGCGGCGCTGCGCGAGGAGCTCGGCGGCCTGCTGCGCACCTGGGACGACGCCCTGGCCGAGGAGCTGGCGGCGCTCGTGCCCGCGGCGCAGCGCGGCGCGCTCGTCGCCCGCTATCGCGCCGCCTTCCCGGCCGCCTACAAGGCCGGGACCGAGATTGCCGCCGCCGCCCGCGACGTCGCCTGCATCGAAGCGCTGTGCGCCACCGGGGAGGCGCAGATCGAGCTCGCGCGCCCGGCGCCCGGCGCGGCGCCGACGCTCAACCTGTACGCCAGCAACGAGACGCTGGTCCTGAGCGAGTTCGTCCCCGTGCTCGAGAACCTCGGCCTGCGCGTGCTCGGCGAGGACGTGATCGCCCTGACGATGCCGGCGGGCGAGCGCGTCGCCATCCACCGCTTCGGCGTCGAGGGGATCGACGGCCGCGCGCTCGACGCCGACCGCGATGCGCCGCGCCTGGTGGCGGCGCTGCACGCGGTGCGGGCGCGGCGCACGGTCAATGATCCCCTGAACGCCCTGGTGCTCAGCGCCGGCCTCGACTGGCAGGCGGTGGCGGTGCTGCGCGCCTATGTCGCGCGCGCCAGTCAGAGCGGCGCCGGCGCGACCGCGACCATCGTCGAGACGCTCAACGCCAATCCCACCTGCGCGCGCGCCCTGTTCGCGGTGTTCGCGGCCCGCTTCGATCCCGCCGCCACGACGCACCCGCCGCGCGAGCGGCTGGCGGGACCGGCCGCAGCGGCCGAGGCCGCCCTGCAGGCGGGCATCGCCGCCGTGCCGCTGCTGGTGCACGATCGCATCCTGCGCCATCTCGCCGCCGCGGTCGCCGCCACGGTGCGCACCAATGCCTACGCGATCGCGCCGGGCGAGGCCCTTGCCCTGAAGCTCGATCTCACCCAGTTGCCGCAGCCGACGCCGCCGGCCGCCTTCGAGATCTGGGTCGAGGGCGTCGACCTGCGCGGCGTCCACCTGCGCGCCGGCCGCGTCGCCCGCGGAGGCATTCGCTTCAGCGATCGTCCCGACGACCTCCGGGCCGAGATCATGGGCCTGCTGCGCACCCAGGTGGTGAAGAACGCGGTCATCGTGCCGGTCGGCGCCAAGGGCGGCTTCGTCGTCGCCGGCGGCGCCCGTGCCGCCATCGAGCCGGCGCGCATCGAAGCCGGCTACCGCCGCTTCATCACCGCCGTGCTCTCGGTCACCGACAACGTCGAGCGCGGCACCATCAAGGCGCCCCCGGGCCTGATCGTCTACGATCCCCCCGATCCCTACCTGGTCGTCGCCGCCGACAAGGGCACCGCGGCGTTCTCGGACGTCGCCAACGAGATCGCCGCCGCGCGCGGCTTCTGGCTCGGCGACGCCTTCGCCTCCGGCGGCCGCAACGGCTACGACCACAAGTCGCTTGCCATCACCGCCCGCGGCGCCTGGGAGTGCGCGCGTCAGCACTTCCGCGAGCTCGGTCGCGACCTCGATCGCGATGCCGTGCGGGTGGCGGGGATCGGCGACATGAGTGGCGACGTGTTCGGCAACGGCCTGTTGCGCTCGCGTCATCTGCAGCTCGTCGCGGCCTTCGACCACCGCCACGTCTTCCTCGACCCCCACCCGGATCCCGAGCGCGGCATCCGCGAGCGGCAGCGGCTGTTCGCCATGCCGCGTTCGACATGGGCCGACTACGCCCCCGCGGCACTCGGCCCCGGCGGCGGCGTCTACCCACGGGACGCCAAGGCGATCCCGCTGTCGCCCGAGGCGCGGGCGCTGCTCGAGCTGGACGACCCGGCGCCGTCCGGCGAGGCGGTCGTGCGGGCGATCCTGCGCCTGCCGGTCGACCTGCTGTGGAACGGCGGCATCGGCACCTACGTCAAGGCGAGTGACGAGACGCACGTCGCCGTCGCCGATCCGGCCAACGACCCTGTGCGGATCGACGCGCGCGAGCTGCGCGCCACCGTCGTCGTCGAAGGCGGCAACCTCGGGTTCACTCAGCGCGGGCGCATCGAATACGCGCTCAACGGCGGCCGCATCAACACCGACGCGATCGACAATTCCGCCGGCGTCGACTGCTCCGACCACGAGGTGAATCTGAAGATCGCCCTGCACCCGCTGGTCGCCAACGGCACCCTGCCGGAGCCGGCGCGCAACGCGCTGCTGGCGGAGCTCGCCGAACCGGTGTGCGCGGCGGTGCTGGCGCACAACCGTTCGCAGGCCCGGACGCTCCATCTCGACCAGACCCGCTCGCGCAGCGACCTGCCCCTGTTCCGCGATCTGATCAGCATCCTGGAGGCCGAAGCCGGCCTCGATCGGCAGGCGGCGCAGATGCCGACGCGCGAGGCGTTGCGCGTCCGGCGCGGCCTCTACAGCGGCCTCACCCGCCCCGAGCTCGCCGTGCTGCTGGCCCACACCAAGCTCGATCTGCAGCGGCGCCTGCTGCAGGCGCCGCTGTGCGACGACCCGGCGCTGGAGCCGCTGCTGCTCAGCTACTTTCCCGACGCGATTCGCGAGCGCTACCCGCGCGCCGCGGCGCAGCACCCGCTGCGGCGCGAGATCATCGCCGTTCAGCTCGCCAACCAGCTCGTCGATGACCTGGGAATGACCTTCCTGGTGCGCGCCGTGCGCGACACGGGCGGCGACGTCCTCGAGGTGGTGCAGGCGTGGCTGGCGGCGCGCGCCCTCGCCGACGGCGCGGCGTTGGATGCGGCGCTGAACGGCGCCGCCGAGCGGATGAACGGGGAGGCCGACGCCGCGTGCGCCATGCGGATCGAGCGCGCGTTCGAGGCCGCGGTCGCCGGTCTCGTGCCGTCGCTGCGTCCTCAGCGGCCGTTGGATGCGATCGTGCGGCCGCTGCAGGAGCCGGTCGGTCTCCTGTTGTCGGAGTGGCCGGCGCTCCTCGGATCGCGACGCGGCGCGGCGTACGCGGCCGACGTGCAGGCGCTCGAGGCGGCCGGCGTGCCGCCGCCCCTGGCCCAGCGGGTGGCGCTCCTGGCCGGCCTGGGCGACGCGATCGAGATCGCGCGCATCGCCGCCAACGCCAGCTCGCCCCTCCCGGCTGTCGCTCAGGTGTACGGCGAGCTCGGGACGGCGCTCGAGCTCGACTGGCTGCGCGAGGCGTTGCCCGGGGCCCTCTCCACGGACGACCGCTGGGAGGCGCGCGCCGCGGCCGGCCTGTTGGATCGGCTGCGCGCCACGCGCCGCCACCTGGTGGCCGACGTGCTGGCCACGCGCACGGTCGCCGCGGACGGTGCCGGACGCGTGGCCGCCTACACCGATGCCCGTCGCGATCAGGTCGACGTCATCGTCGGCCTGGCCCAGGACCTGCGCGCCGGCGCCACGCCTCCCCTTGCCGCCCTGCTGGTGCTGCTGCGCGAGATCGATCGCCTGAGCGAGCCCGGCCCGGCCCGCGGAAGGGCGTAG
- a CDS encoding MBL fold metallo-hydrolase yields the protein MSVSVRFLGTGDAFNARGRCHASYLVEAPSGTLLLDCGASALLAMQRDGVDIERLDAICLSHLHGDHFAGLPFLFIAQTFDVPRRRPLTIVGPPGTRARVEDLFRAMYRDLAARPLPFEARYVEVSGGTRTPIGSAELLSFAVPHQATEISLGYRLEIDGKVVLYSGDTGWTEALVTLSQGVDLFICECCFYETQVDFHIDYPRLAAERRRFGCRRLVLSHCGREVLAHRDEITEEIASDGLVVAL from the coding sequence GTGAGTGTGTCCGTCCGTTTCCTCGGTACCGGCGATGCGTTCAACGCGCGCGGCCGTTGCCACGCGAGTTACCTGGTCGAAGCGCCGAGCGGCACGTTGCTGCTCGACTGCGGCGCCTCGGCGCTGCTCGCCATGCAGCGCGACGGGGTCGACATCGAGCGCCTCGACGCCATCTGCCTGAGCCATCTGCACGGCGACCATTTTGCCGGGCTGCCGTTTCTGTTCATCGCGCAGACCTTCGACGTCCCGCGGCGGCGGCCGCTGACCATCGTCGGACCGCCGGGCACCCGGGCGCGGGTCGAGGATCTCTTTCGCGCCATGTACCGCGACCTCGCCGCGCGCCCGCTGCCGTTCGAGGCGCGCTACGTGGAAGTCAGCGGCGGGACGCGGACGCCGATCGGCTCCGCCGAGCTGCTCTCGTTCGCCGTCCCGCACCAGGCGACCGAGATCTCGCTGGGCTACCGGCTCGAAATCGACGGCAAGGTGGTGCTGTACTCGGGCGACACGGGATGGACGGAGGCGCTGGTGACGTTGTCGCAGGGCGTCGACCTCTTCATCTGTGAGTGCTGCTTCTACGAGACGCAGGTCGACTTCCACATCGACTATCCGCGGCTCGCCGCCGAGCGCCGTCGCTTCGGGTGCCGACGCCTGGTGCTGTCGCACTGCGGCCGCGAGGTGCTCGCGCACCGCGACGAGATCACCGAGGAGATCGCCTCCGACGGTCTCGTCGTCGCGCTCTGA
- a CDS encoding M23 family metallopeptidase — protein MKGALVLFGALAVLVGAVWWFKLEPGPPQVDFAQVPDPIGRTVTGDLVVRAAGHPGLRYVEVRLVANGQAITLYRQELPASPSTREQDIALNADLSATGAVEGPAKLEVVAGTYAWHLFGGERETVASRDVTIDTTPPRVDVLTTQNNMRLGGAALALFRVSPDATDVSVKVDPYSFPAVRGYFADPSLVMVLFAVPQDLTAQARPVLRAVDAAGNATEVSVPVSIKNRQFPERQLQIDDAFLQRKVPEILSKVGKPVPADLVQGYLVVNREVRKESEDKLDAITAQTADVPLWTGVFRRQTNAAPMSAFADRRAYVYKGETIDKQTHLGYDLASLKRAPVEATQAGVVLFAGYLGIYGDTVVIDHGLGVSSLYGHLSSIGVKEGQRVAAGEVIGQTGETGLAGGDHLHFSILVRGVQVDPVEWWDPKWMREHLADQLASQPAAKPAAVAAPPPAANDGGQPAADGQAGH, from the coding sequence GTGAAGGGAGCGCTGGTTCTCTTCGGGGCGCTCGCGGTGCTGGTGGGCGCGGTCTGGTGGTTCAAGCTCGAGCCCGGCCCGCCGCAGGTGGACTTCGCGCAGGTGCCCGATCCCATCGGGCGCACCGTCACCGGCGACCTCGTGGTGCGCGCCGCCGGGCATCCCGGATTGCGCTACGTCGAGGTCCGGTTGGTCGCCAACGGTCAGGCGATCACGCTTTACCGCCAGGAGCTCCCGGCGAGTCCCAGCACCCGCGAGCAGGACATCGCGTTGAACGCCGACCTCAGCGCCACCGGCGCCGTCGAAGGGCCGGCGAAGCTGGAGGTGGTCGCCGGCACCTACGCCTGGCATCTGTTCGGCGGCGAGCGCGAGACCGTCGCGTCGCGCGACGTCACGATCGACACCACGCCGCCGCGCGTCGACGTCCTCACCACCCAGAACAACATGCGACTCGGCGGCGCGGCGCTGGCGCTCTTCCGCGTCAGTCCCGATGCCACCGACGTCTCCGTCAAGGTGGATCCGTATTCCTTTCCGGCGGTCCGCGGCTACTTCGCCGATCCGAGCCTGGTCATGGTGCTGTTCGCGGTCCCGCAGGATCTGACGGCGCAGGCACGCCCGGTGTTGCGCGCCGTCGACGCCGCCGGCAACGCCACCGAGGTGTCCGTGCCGGTGTCGATCAAGAACCGCCAGTTTCCCGAACGCCAGTTGCAGATCGACGATGCCTTCCTGCAACGCAAGGTGCCGGAGATTCTCTCCAAGGTCGGCAAGCCGGTGCCGGCCGACCTCGTCCAGGGCTACCTGGTGGTGAACCGCGAGGTGCGCAAGGAGTCGGAGGACAAGCTCGACGCGATCACCGCGCAAACGGCGGACGTGCCGCTGTGGACGGGCGTCTTCCGGCGCCAGACCAACGCCGCTCCGATGAGCGCCTTCGCCGATCGCCGCGCCTACGTCTACAAGGGAGAGACGATCGACAAGCAGACGCACCTCGGCTACGACCTCGCGTCACTCAAGCGCGCGCCGGTCGAGGCGACGCAGGCTGGGGTGGTCCTGTTCGCCGGCTACCTCGGCATCTACGGCGATACGGTGGTCATCGACCACGGCCTCGGCGTCTCGTCCCTCTACGGCCACCTGAGCAGCATCGGGGTCAAGGAGGGGCAACGCGTCGCTGCCGGCGAGGTCATCGGCCAGACCGGCGAGACCGGCCTGGCCGGCGGCGACCATCTCCATTTCTCGATCCTCGTGCGCGGCGTTCAGGTGGACCCGGTCGAGTGGTGGGATCCGAAGTGGATGCGCGAGCACCTCGCCGATCAACTCGCGAGCCAGCCCGCCGCCAAGCCGGCGGCCGTCGCCGCCCCACCGCCGGCGGCGAACGACGGCGGTCAGCCCGCGGCCGATGGCCAAGCCGGGCACTGA